The Rhineura floridana isolate rRhiFlo1 chromosome 15, rRhiFlo1.hap2, whole genome shotgun sequence genome window below encodes:
- the LOC133370692 gene encoding NTPase KAP family P-loop domain-containing protein 1-like — protein sequence MGNKATDKANPEESPTNETIYCRALAETLHEITLPVTVGFFAPWGRNKKMLINNIENHMSEKSNQSNNGTEDARPVFIFLFILHIIFACPGLTPGKPKSIRYIFINFDAWEYVGCDCTWAGLVTTLLDETEGKNKISFSAFRVFGAEFPKETGKKKKWVLKGWTKVFLSCLACLLLGLSLIIVLMREKMGGHLWENMAYTVTSLFGLFSLPFICCMKNLLFTLKKELEKEMNRKNLSDQLGFMHLVKQEVKTITDFLRFMAFEENQEIRVVLKIINLDLCTPDKVVAVLDAMKILLSDKDAPFITILAADPKILVDSIQRSSNTWSNGYLYLDQIVSLPFSLPPMSFKAKKQLLKETVKKEVKPLPDKGTQYGKIDSLSRESILCDFKKIFEEEFDDYIPGNSVQMIRVVNSVLTILYMLKLGFIPKLGGLTVEEDSKVIREVTDWVILAHFWPCRLSWIFQCEEDKRQQEELKKLKKLEEGNSESREGNQQCEVPARDEKTLLDFYEDNALELDKIKNNIRELLELDGDPDLFRVFLNKSHFTVEQAKYFSDLLINLDFSLKRRFELLRGLNRMTDESSSAEKNSGG from the exons atgggaaacAAAGCAACAGATAAGGCAAATCCAG AAGAATCTCCAACAAATGAAACCATTTACTGCAGAGCCTTGGCTGAGACTCTACACGAAATTACCCTGCCTGTGACGGTGGGATTTTTTGCCCCGTGGGGGCGAAACAAGAAAATGCTTATAAACAACATAGAAA ATCACATGAGCGAGAAAAGCAACCAAAGCAACAATGGAACCGAAGATGCAAGACCCGTGTTCATCTTCTTGTTCATCCTCCACATAATTTTTGCATGCCCTGGTTTGACCCCGGGAAAGCCTAAAAGCATCCGATATATTTTCATCAACTTTGATGCCTGGGAATATGTAGGATGCGATTGTACCTGGGCCGGCCTCGTTACAACACTGCTTGATGAGACTGAAGGGAAGAACAAAATCTCATTCAGCGCTTTTAGGGTTTTTGGTGCGGAATTCCCTAAAGAGActgggaagaaaaagaaatgggTTTTGAAAGGATGGACTAAAGTCTTCTTGTCTTGTCTTGCATGTCTGCTTCTTGGCTTATCTCTAATTATTGTGCTGATGAGGGAAAAAATGGGAGGCCATTTATGGGAAAACATGGCATACACAGTAACATCACTGTTTGGCCTCTTTTCTTTGCCTTTTATATGCTGCATGAAAAACCTTTTATTCACACTGAAAAAGGAGCTTGAGAAAGAAATGAACAGAAAGAATCTCAGTGACCAGCTGGGCTTCATGCACCTTGTGAAGCAAGAGGTGAAAACAATAACTGATTTCCTCCGTTTCATGGCTTTCGAGGAGAATCAGGAGATCCGGGTGGTCCTGAAGATCATCAATTTGGACCTATGCACTCCAGACAAAGTGGTGGCAGTTCTGGATGCCATGAAGATCCTTCTTTCGGACAAAGATGCTCCGTTTATCACCATCTTGGCTGCTGATCCAAAAATCCTCGTGGACAGTATCCAGCGGTCAAGTAACACCTGGAGCAACGGCTACTTATACTTAGATCAAATTGTGTCCCTGCCCTTCTCCTTGCCCCCGATGAGTTTTAAGGCCAAGAAGCAGCTGCTCAAAGAGACTGTGAAAAAGGAAGTGAAGCCTCTTCCTGATAAAGGAACACAGTATGGCAAGATAGACTCACTGAGCAGAGAGAGCATTctttgtgactttaaaaaaatattcgaAGAGGAATTTGACGACTACATTCCTGGGAATTCTGTCCAAATGATCCGGGTTGTCAACTCAGTGCTGACTATCCTGTATATGCTCAAGCTGGGATTTATACCCAAACTAGGGGGGTTGACTGTGGAAGAGGACAGTAAGGTGATCCGAGAGGTGACAGATTGGGTTATTCTTGCCCACTTTTGGCCTTGCCGATTGAGCTGGATTTTCCAGTGTGAGGAAGACAAGCGGCAGCAGGAAGAGCTCAAGAAGCTCAAGAAGCTGGAGGAGGGCAACAGCGAAAGCAGAGAAGGAAACCAACAGTGCGAAGTGCCAGCAAGAGATGAGAAAACGTTACTGGACTTTTACGAGGACAATGCTTTGGAGTTAGACAAGATTAAGAATAACATCAGAGAACTCCTGGAGCTGGATGGAGATCCTGACCTTTTCAGAGTCTTCTTGAATAAGAGCCATTTTACTGTGGAGCAGGCCAAATATTTTTCTGACCTTCTCATAAATTTGGACTTCTCTTTGAAAAGGCGGTTTGAGTTGCTGCGGGGCCTAAATCGTATGACCGATGAGTCATCGTCTGCTGAGAAGAACAGTGGAGGATAA